In Telopea speciosissima isolate NSW1024214 ecotype Mountain lineage chromosome 10, Tspe_v1, whole genome shotgun sequence, the DNA window TCTTGATTTCTGTAGCTCATGTGCCTGAACTTAATACTTTGATGGTGAACAATGATGGATTGGAGATTGGGGCGGCTGTAAAATTGACGGAACTTGTTGAAGTTCTTAAAAAAGTTGTGACTGAGCGTGCTTCACATGAGACTTCATCTTGCAAGGCTTTTATTGAACAAATAAAATGGTTTGCTGGCAAACAGATTAAAAATGTGGCATCTGTTGGTGGAAATATCTGTACTGCTAGTCCAATATCAGACTTGAACCCTCTTTGGATGGCTGCAGGAGCGAAGTTTCGAATTGTTGATGGCAAACGTAACATTAGAACTACTCCAGCAGAAaattttttcttgggttacCGCAAGGTGGATCTGGCAAGTGGTGAAATTTTACTCTCAATTTTTTTGCCTTGGACTCGGCCTTTTGAGTACGTGAAAGAATTTAAGCAGTCCCACCGAAGGGATGATGATATTGCAATTGTAAATGCTGGAATGCGTGTTCTCCTCGAAAAGAATAATGAACAGTGGCTGGTGGCAAATGCATCTATTATTTATGGTGGAGTGGCTCCTGTTTCTCTTTCTGCGTCAAAAACCAAAGATTTTCTAATGGGGAAATGTTGGGATCAGGAACTATTGCAGGGTGCTTTGAGAACATTGGAAGAGGACATTGTTCTCAAGGTAGATGCACCAGGAGGGATGGTGGAGTTCCGCAAATCTTTGACATtaagttttttcttcaaatttttcctGGGGGTTTCTTATCAAATCAATGAGGAACAATACTTCAAGAAAATCCTGCCACAGTCTCATCTATCTGCCATAAAACCTTTCCACAGACCATCATCTACCGGAAGTCAGAATTATGAAATCACAAAACAAGGGACAGCTGTAGGGTTGCCTGAGGTTCATCTCTCTTCAAGACTTCAGGCATGTACTTTCCCTCATTCTCCCTTTGCACAACAGAAACATGCACAGACAGACACACAGATACTAAAACGAAAGAAAATGACTAATGCTTCTATCATGTGATATCCTGCAATCTCTAATGAAAGTTTGATATTGATCTGCATTGTTACTGTGATTCTTTGCACTCATTTATATGCTGAGAGCTTGCATGCCAATGAAGAATCCACCGCAGGAATACGTACAATATATTGTTGTTGAGGGTTTATAATTGGAGCTTATTAACTGCTATGTAATTGTTCTTGTTTTAATTAGGGTGTTCCCACTTTTTTATATCATTTGTGATTTTTAACATTTTAGTTGACTAATAATTTCTGCTTAAGaaatttgaatattttattaGGGAAAAGGAATGCTAATCGGTGCTGTGTGGGCGTGTACCTGCTCCCAGACACAGCCCGGCGCAAATAGACCACTGCACCCCTGgacctttccacctttccaggGGGTGTGGTGGTCTTTTGGACCGGGCTtgtctgggcacaggtacacgcccacacacagcaccggttagtgttctttctccctttttattattattaaatttcaaaaaagaaaatctgGAAGAAAAATCGTATTCTGCGTGGCTTTATTGATCTTCATAAATATGTGATATAATTATACAACTGATGTTTGCCTTTTATTCTTGTTTTCCCAGATGAAGCATGCAATTACATGTTTTTCATCTTAAAAGATAATTGACAAACTGTACTCAGACTTATTTTAAATTCTTCAATTTGCTACAGAATACACGGCCATCATTCTGTGATCAAGGGCCATATATTTTGTTTAAATCATAAGCACTCATATCTTTTCTCACTACTTCTTACTGAGGTGCATTTTGGCCTTTACCAGGCCATTTTGGAGCCTTCAGCTTTTACCAGCTTTGTCCTCATTGTAATACTTGTTTCTAATAATTTATAAGTTTTTGAATAAATGTACTTCTTTCCTCTTCATATTGGGATTTTTAACTGAAATTTGCTACGGATCACTCCATTCGTTGACCACTATTGCTTCAGTTAGCATTTGATTTTGTGGAAAGAAAGAAGCATCTATGTGTGggtgagccttggtgcaacgattAAGTTGCggtattgcaacctgttggttgtgggttcaaaacttggaaacagcctctcctgcgaagcagggggtaagtcTGCAtgcatttgcccctcccagaccctgcagtagcgggatcctcgtgcactgggacactcttTTTTAAAGGAGCATCTATGTCTTGAGACAAGGGGTACTTTTGAGTGGGGTTCACTGGGGCACATTTGGATTCTCATCATTATCTAGAAGCATGGAGAACCATGCTGGGCCTTTGAAGTGGTGAATCCATTGGGTTATGAATAAGCATACATTCAAAATCTCTGGATTTGAGATCCAATGTGAAGTTTAATACTTCTCTTTGACTTTTGGCTTGGTATCAATGTTCACTCTAGTCACTTCTACTCTCATTATGGAGTTACTTAATTCTATCTGTATCCAAATTTATAGGAGGCTGCCTATCTCTATTTGCTTCTAATTTGAGTAGAAAATGAGAGAGGAAACAGCACTGGATATTTGTGATCATTTATGAAGCCTTGTAATTGGTTTTTCCCTCAAGCTAATGAAAAATGGTTTTCCCATTGCCTTGTTTTCTGTTTCTCCAAATctcttgatgtttttttttatgctttcaAGTCTCTCTCCATGTGGTACTTGAGCTCTACTAGTTGAAGCTTGAAAgaaatttctatttcttcttcctcattccAATAtcacctttttatttatttaatttccgCTGCTCCCTTTACCCACACCTTGTTTCAGCCTAAAATCTCAATCTACCATCCATAACTCCATCGGCCCACCATCCACTAACATCCATTTATTTTTGCCCCTAGTCTCTATTGGTCAGCTCAAAACTACTCACCAGTTCCATTTGAATAACAAACCTAGAGTTCCTAGAATTCCCTATTTGTTTTAAGTTTCATGCACTGAATCATCTTTGTTTAGTTTTTGATATCATAACTATATGCAGGTTACAGGGGAGGCTGAATATGCTGATGACACACCTATGCCTCCTAATGGTCTACATGCTGCTTTTGTATTGAGTAGAAAGCCTCATGCTCGCATCCTATCCATAGATGATTCGGAAGCCAAGTCTTCACCTGGTTTTGAGGGTTTGTTTCTTCATAAGGATGTACCTGGTGCTAATAAGATTGGACCAGTTGTTGATGATGAGGAGCTTTTTGCTTCAGAATTTGTAACTTGCGTAGGTCAGGTATATATCGTTCCATTTAATACTTATTTCTCACTTATCCTTTCAGTTAGTAACTGTGCTAACAAAGGATTTTGTGTCTATCCGTTGCAGGTTATAGGGGTAGTGGTTGCTGATACCCATGAAAATGCAAAATTAGCTGCAGGAAAGGTCCATATCAAGTATGAGGAACTCTCTGCAATTTTATCCATAAAGGATGCCATTAAATCTAACAGTTACCATCCTAATACTGAGAAAATTTTGGAGAAAGGGGATGTGGAACATTGTTTTCAGTCAGGTGCATGTGACAAAATTATAGTAGGGGAAGTTCAAGTAGGAGGACAGGAGCATTTCTATTTGGAGACAAATAGCAGTCTGATATGGACAACGGATGGTGGCAATGAAGTTCATATGATTTCCTCCACTCAAGTAGGTTTTGAACTTATGACATTTTGTTCGCTAATTTTATTGCTGCCATGCTTTACTGATACACTAACCCTGTTTCATGCGATCCTTTCTTTGCTCTTAGGTAGTTGGATTTTGTGTCCAAAGCATTTTTTTTATCtgttattttccattttgtcCCTCCCCTCTTTTGACTTGTCTACTGCTGTTGCATTTGCTGCACTGgcatttgaaattgaaatttataTTGTCATTGCTCCCAGAATAAATTTTCTTCATCAGTTTTTTATGGTTTAATTACAGTTTGGTCGAGAATctaatgtttttcttttgtttcatgaTATTTGTGCTTTTTCTTGTCCTATATATAAGTTTATCCTGGTCAAACCCAATGATTAATTGTGCAAATCATAAGATTTCATGTTATTTCTTTCCAGTTAATATATCTGAGTTCAAGTTTGACAATGGAAAGTTAACTTGAATTAATATATATTGCTTTTGTTCAATTTCTGATGGCACTATTCTGACAATGGCATGCAGGCTCCTCAGAAACACCAGAAATATGTTTGTCGTGTTCTTGGTCTTCCAATGTCGAAAGTTGTTTGCAAGACGAAGCGAATTGGTGGTGGATTTGGTGGGAAGGAAACCAGGTCAGCCTTCATTGCTGCTGTGGCTTCTGTGCCATCATATCTTTTGAATCGGCCTGTAAAAGTAACATTAGACAGGGATATAGACATGATGATATCTGGGCAACGACATAGCTTTCTTGGAAAGTACAAGGTACTTATTTGTCAATGAAGTTGAATTTCGGTACACTATATATTGCATTATGTTGGCACCTATGCAGCTTGGGATGCTTTAAGATCACAATCTCCAAAATGGTTAACTTGAATGCAGgctagtaatttttatttttatttcaattgaGCTTATGTGCTTCAAATAAAAACAGAAGAATGAAAAGGATCTCTTATTGCATCTGTGTACTGTATAATAAGAAAGTATCCTGTTTCCTTTTTGTGACTCTGGTCACCCAACATTCAGAACGCTATTTTGGATATGATCCAAACAAATTTAAGGATTGAATGAAATTCGCCTCTCAAATTGATAGATTTCATGGTTTTAGAAGAATGACACATTGATATTTTATGAGAACAATGTTAATATATGTtattgtatttctttctttctcactGAATTTTGTTTTTCAAGAATGGACGGGTGCTTCTGTATAGCATTTCTGTCTCATAACTGAGAACAGGAATGTGTTTTTTAGGATGCAGTTTTGAGTCGTCGTGTTTATATTTGACAACTTCTCTAAAGCACTAGGGAGTTCTGTTTCCTTTTTATTTGGAAAGAAACCAGCCTTTGATATTTAAATATTTGGAGTTTTGGTCCTTTTGCATACATGTATTTCCTGATTGTGTATCCTCTTGGCGTGGATGAGAAAATATTGTCCTTCCTTCATCATCCTGCTGGTATTCTGTTTGTGTTTTATGGTGTTGAAAGAGGAATACCAGAATGTTCTGCCTCAGACTAGCTAAGCTTTTTGTGTGAAAATCATTTGGTGAATGATTGGTATGCTACCATTAGCGTTAACTATGACAGTATTATGGTAGAGGTTAAATTTAACTTTCCTACTGTTACAAATCATGGAcgtaaataataagaaaaaattaattGATCTAGGTTGGATTCACGAGTGAAGGGAAGGTTCTGGCTTTGGATCTTGAAATCTACAATAATGCCGGAAATTCACTAGACCTGTCTCTGGCAGTCCTTGAGCGTGCTATGTTTCACTCAGATAATGTCTATGAGATACCAAATATCAGAATCAAGGGAAAAGTTTGCTATACTAATTTCCCTAGTCACACAGCTTTTCGGGGATTTGGTGGGCCTCAAGGCATGCTTATTACAGAAAACTGGATCCAAAGAATAGCCGTGGAGCTTAAGAAGAGCGTTGAAGAGATAAGGGTAAATTTTGTCTAtttatgaattatttttttgtgcCAACAAGTATTTTATCATTATTAGTGCTCATAGCATTTTCACCATTTAACTTCAGTTGCAATGTCTTGATTTTCAGGAGATTAATTTTCAAAGAGAAGGTTATATTTTGCATTATGGTCAACAAATTGAGCACAGCACACTGGCCCAAGTGTGGAATGAATTGAAATCATCTTGTGAGTTTTTAAAGGCCCGGGAGGAAGTTGACCAATTTAATCTGCACAATCGGTGGAGGAAGCGGGGAGTTGCTATGGTTCCAACAAAATTTGGCATTTCCTTCACAACGAAGTTCATGAATCAGGTGAGTTGTGTTCTATAAGTTCTTCTCTAATGTTACTTATTTAATGGTCATCATGGAAAGGGCTTCAATGCATAACGATGTACTCCCTTTAAGGCTCAGCATGGTGTACTTGATTACAGCTGTctgactttctctctctctctctctcccccccccccctctttattCTAAATGgttcttagaaaaaaaaaatctgtaatTCTGTTTGGGTTATGAGATTTTCTTGATGTTCCTTTTCATGCTTAATTGTGTATTGAATCTTCCAATAAGAAGCTTATGTTTAGTAACATTGTCCTAACAATTAAATAATCTCTACTGTTTAATATGAAGCATGTCCATTGTAATGTAAATGATTAGAGCCTGAATGTGTtagatcttttatttccttaGTTAGCATGTCATCGTTTCCCCTTTTGAGTTTCTTCAATATGAGCATTTTGGAGTTTCTTACTAAAATGAATTTCCTGGGTTTTTGGTATATGCACTTTCACTCAGATTTATTTTAGCTGTTCTATTGGAAAGAGTTGATTTATGCTCTAGCCTGAAATTAATAGTAATATTTCCTTGATGTATGTTGTaattattttatccttttcaGTTCTGAAAAAGTCAAAGCTGGTCAATGGACCTCGTACATTTTGTCCATATTTTGTGGCCTTGTGGGAATTTTAATATGGATACTTATATTTTCCTCTGGTGATGATTCTTGAttgaaacaaaacccaaaattccTGTAAGAACAGTAATAGTATTAGTTTCTTATGCTACTTTACAATTTGGTGATCtttctagttttcttttttcccctgaCTTGGTATTTTCAGTTTACCTTGTACTTCATCAAATGATACATCTTaaatctttttcccttccctttctgAGAAGTCAGGaattttatatatttgttaATGACgctgtacttttttttcttccttataTTTTGACAGTGGAAAATATATCTTTTACTTGGTATTAAAGTTTACTTAATTATCTATAAGCCAAGACAGATTTTACTGAAAAAAGGACATAGATGTACTATACTCCAATAAAGCTGCACAACAGGACTGAAAACATTTCAATTTACCGAAAAATGCTTCCAATGAAGTTTAGTGAATTCTGTGCATCTCATTGTGTAACttgttttatgtaattttattagTTTCTCTTATTTCATGGTAAATACATAAACTACTTCTGTTGTTAGACATTTTGTTCCTTGATGACTGTAGGCTGGTGCTCTTGTGCAAGTTTACACTGATGGAACTGTTTTAGTAACCCATGGGGGTGTCGAGATGGGACAAGGTCTACACACGAAGGTTGCTCAGATTGCTGCTTCATCCTTCAATATTCCTCTCAGTTCTGTATTTATATCAGAGACAAGTACTGACAAGGTTAATCTCCAATGTAAATCGTATCATGTTAGACTGCATATTTTTGTTGTCTTGATTGAATATATGGTCTGCAgtaacaataaataattagagCTTTGCCGATGCTTCCTAGGAAATGAAGAGATTATAAAGAGTGCTCACATATTTTATGACTGACCAGTCTGATCTTTAGGGAATTTACTATTTATTCCGAAGCCAATTACTGGAGCAATCTTTCAATGAAAATTTATCCACCTGATGAATTGTTCAACAAGGTTGAGGTTTTCCATTTCTTTAGTTGATTGATGGTGTTGAGCTAGATTGCATGATTTCATGATATATTAATTCTTGGAAATTGTGAAAGTTATTAACAAAGAAGTCATGATGcagttttatttttctgttatggCACTCTTCAGTTTTAGTTTTCCTTGTTTCTTTAGCAGTCTGTCTTTTGGTTAAGAAACTTCCATCCTGACAAAGAGTCAGGTACCTCTACCAAGAAATGCTATGTTTTCTTCACATATATGGAGTGGTTAAATGAAATTAGGGAAATCAAGCACCCTGGTGTTAAACTTATGAAGGTGACAGATCATACCTCTGAGAATAGCAGAAGTGTGGGAGGTATGTTTCCTGGTGGGCCAGAATATCTGGTGGATTATTTTAAGCACTTGAAAACATAAGATAGGACCTAGATGAATATTGAAAAATTCTTGAAAGGGTCAAATCATTCATCTTTAGCATTGCTTCCAGCTGCGTGATTTTTAAGAGAGAATTATCTGGTGCCATGGTGCCAGGTTAGGTGAAAGCTGGAGTTTTGAGGGAGTGTTGCTTCTAAATGCTTCTGGAAGCAGGTAGGTAGAAGAGGGAGGGGCACTTAGGCCCCATAATTAGATGATCGAATGGAGAAAGggtgaggaagatgatgaggTGATCTCTGCTGACTGAGGGGTTGGATCTGTGGGTGTGGGTTTATGTGTTTcttgaattttcttttccttgtttgttGTCGATGATGTTTGGTGCTTATGTGTGTTATTGGGTATTTTCTGCATTAATCTTTATCTTCACCCCATTCTCTTACAATTTTCTTATTTCCTATAGGGGATCTTGTCTGCCTCTTGATTTATGTATTGCTTGAATAGTTGTCTGGTTTCTAATGAAGTCCCATTGTTCAATCAGAATTAAAAATGATAATGATCAAATTAGGACTAATTCCTAACCCTAAGTTTATCACCCGTGCACTTTTCTTAAGATATTATTTCCAAAATGGAGTATTTTCAGACTTCTCCCATCCTAGCATAGCCAACGACACATACAGATTgatgatggatttttttttcttatttatatatgtTAAGGATGAGAAAGATTTGATGAATAATTAGCTCCATTTTTGGGCTTGTATTTGCCCCCGACAGTAGAGCAGCtgcatttttttataatttggtaatttttcaGATTTTCTCGGACAATTGTCGTAAAATATGAGTACGGAGTGTATCCAACAATTTTTTTCTGCATCCTCCTATTAGTGAGTGGTGTGCTTAAAAACATATGTGAGATTAAATACTCTATTCAAGTTACTTTGACTTTCTATTGCAAAAACCATATAATAGAGATGCATACCAAGTTGGCACTTCTCCTTTTCATTACTATCACGGTTTTGATATATTTTCCTACCTATTAGGTCCCCAATGCATCACCAACGGCAGCTTCTGCCAGTTCTGATATGTATGGAGCGGCAGTTTTGGATGCTTGTGAGCAGATTAAAGCACGGATGGAACCTGTTGCATCTAGACATAAGCACAATTCTTTTGCTGAGGTAATCTTGCCACTATATTTATTGTCAAAATTTTTCTAGTGGTCTACTTCTGCACTGGTTATGTTATTTGACATGTCCAATTCATGCTATTTTATGAATGAAAACAACAAaactgaaaaggaaagaagagttAAAGTGAATATTAGGGTAAGagaaatatttggaaaaaaatgtAACAAAATGGAGacagaaataaattttttaggAGGCTGACCAGGGTCCAGAAAGTTCTGAGCTAACCATTTATGTATGTATTATAGTAATGCCTGCATGACATTGTTcgtgggaggaagaagaataagggaCAAATAGGAAAACCACTTAAAATGAATCATAACTGGGAAATAGTTTTGGAAAATGACacgagaaggaagaaaaatgcaTTGACATGACAAGAATGTGAATTTGCTGTATTCTCAATACATGTTCATACAAGCAATTATGTTGATAGAATCTAGATggtatttttccctttttcagtGAATGGCTGAATATCCTTCAAGAAcagtgttttagggttttttggtggGCATGCTTTttcgcgggggggggggggagatattctttctacctttttttctcttttcttttcttttctttcctgctGACCACAGGAAATGTGTTGCAGGACTGGAGTTGTTGGATGTTAAACTTAATAAAAGAGGGGAATATAATGTTCCGTGGAGCATTTGTTAAATATGCTGAAAAATTATTAGTCACTTAATTTTGGTTGAGATGTCAAATATTCAGCTGAATCAAGTCAGCTGGCTCAATTAACCTGATTCTTTAGTTGGCTGGTCCAAGGCACAAGTTAACTCTTGCAAATTATGTCCATCTCAGTTAAACACTGTTATCTTACTTTGGTTATAACATAGAATATATATTTTCCTTCAGTAGTTTGCACTTCATACGGTTAAGGATTATCTA includes these proteins:
- the LOC122641860 gene encoding xanthine dehydrogenase 1-like isoform X1 — its product is MGSLEKEAQLSVEESNEAILYVNGVRQVLPDGLAHLTLLEYLRDIGLTGTKLGCGEGGCGACTVMVSYYDQQLKRSMHSAVNACLAPLYSVEGMHIITVEGIGNRRHGLHPVQESLARAHGSQCGFCTPGFVMSMYALLRSSRTPPTEEQIEESLAGNLCRCTGYRPIIDAFRVFAKTEDALYTNSSSESLPGGESICPSTGKPCSCGLKAVNCDDNSKESTNLGNRYKPVSYSETDGSSYYEKELIFPPELLMRKLRPLNLSGFGGLKWFQPLGLQQVLDLKSKYPAAKLVVGNTEVGIEMKLKRIQYRVLISVAHVPELNTLMVNNDGLEIGAAVKLTELVEVLKKVVTERASHETSSCKAFIEQIKWFAGKQIKNVASVGGNICTASPISDLNPLWMAAGAKFRIVDGKRNIRTTPAENFFLGYRKVDLASGEILLSIFLPWTRPFEYVKEFKQSHRRDDDIAIVNAGMRVLLEKNNEQWLVANASIIYGGVAPVSLSASKTKDFLMGKCWDQELLQGALRTLEEDIVLKVDAPGGMVEFRKSLTLSFFFKFFLGVSYQINEEQYFKKILPQSHLSAIKPFHRPSSTGSQNYEITKQGTAVGLPEVHLSSRLQVTGEAEYADDTPMPPNGLHAAFVLSRKPHARILSIDDSEAKSSPGFEGLFLHKDVPGANKIGPVVDDEELFASEFVTCVGQVIGVVVADTHENAKLAAGKVHIKYEELSAILSIKDAIKSNSYHPNTEKILEKGDVEHCFQSGACDKIIVGEVQVGGQEHFYLETNSSLIWTTDGGNEVHMISSTQAPQKHQKYVCRVLGLPMSKVVCKTKRIGGGFGGKETRSAFIAAVASVPSYLLNRPVKVTLDRDIDMMISGQRHSFLGKYKVGFTSEGKVLALDLEIYNNAGNSLDLSLAVLERAMFHSDNVYEIPNIRIKGKVCYTNFPSHTAFRGFGGPQGMLITENWIQRIAVELKKSVEEIREINFQREGYILHYGQQIEHSTLAQVWNELKSSCEFLKAREEVDQFNLHNRWRKRGVAMVPTKFGISFTTKFMNQAGALVQVYTDGTVLVTHGGVEMGQGLHTKVAQIAASSFNIPLSSVFISETSTDKVPNASPTAASASSDMYGAAVLDACEQIKARMEPVASRHKHNSFAELVIACYMERIDLSAHGFYITPEIGFDWKTGKGIPFRYFTYGAAFTEVEIDTLTGDFYTRRADVLMDLGFSLNPAIDVGQIEGGFVQGLGWVALEELKWGDAEHKWIPPGHLYTCGPGSYKIPSVNDIPLKFNVSLLKDAPNAKAIHSSKAVGEPPFFLASSVLFAIKDAIIAARAEVGSNDWFPLDNPATPERIRMACIDNLTEGFVRSDFHPKLSV
- the LOC122641860 gene encoding xanthine dehydrogenase 1-like isoform X2 codes for the protein MSMYALLRSSRTPPTEEQIEESLAGNLCRCTGYRPIIDAFRVFAKTEDALYTNSSSESLPGGESICPSTGKPCSCGLKAVNCDDNSKESTNLGNRYKPVSYSETDGSSYYEKELIFPPELLMRKLRPLNLSGFGGLKWFQPLGLQQVLDLKSKYPAAKLVVGNTEVGIEMKLKRIQYRVLISVAHVPELNTLMVNNDGLEIGAAVKLTELVEVLKKVVTERASHETSSCKAFIEQIKWFAGKQIKNVASVGGNICTASPISDLNPLWMAAGAKFRIVDGKRNIRTTPAENFFLGYRKVDLASGEILLSIFLPWTRPFEYVKEFKQSHRRDDDIAIVNAGMRVLLEKNNEQWLVANASIIYGGVAPVSLSASKTKDFLMGKCWDQELLQGALRTLEEDIVLKVDAPGGMVEFRKSLTLSFFFKFFLGVSYQINEEQYFKKILPQSHLSAIKPFHRPSSTGSQNYEITKQGTAVGLPEVHLSSRLQVTGEAEYADDTPMPPNGLHAAFVLSRKPHARILSIDDSEAKSSPGFEGLFLHKDVPGANKIGPVVDDEELFASEFVTCVGQVIGVVVADTHENAKLAAGKVHIKYEELSAILSIKDAIKSNSYHPNTEKILEKGDVEHCFQSGACDKIIVGEVQVGGQEHFYLETNSSLIWTTDGGNEVHMISSTQAPQKHQKYVCRVLGLPMSKVVCKTKRIGGGFGGKETRSAFIAAVASVPSYLLNRPVKVTLDRDIDMMISGQRHSFLGKYKVGFTSEGKVLALDLEIYNNAGNSLDLSLAVLERAMFHSDNVYEIPNIRIKGKVCYTNFPSHTAFRGFGGPQGMLITENWIQRIAVELKKSVEEIREINFQREGYILHYGQQIEHSTLAQVWNELKSSCEFLKAREEVDQFNLHNRWRKRGVAMVPTKFGISFTTKFMNQAGALVQVYTDGTVLVTHGGVEMGQGLHTKVAQIAASSFNIPLSSVFISETSTDKVPNASPTAASASSDMYGAAVLDACEQIKARMEPVASRHKHNSFAELVIACYMERIDLSAHGFYITPEIGFDWKTGKGIPFRYFTYGAAFTEVEIDTLTGDFYTRRADVLMDLGFSLNPAIDVGQIEGGFVQGLGWVALEELKWGDAEHKWIPPGHLYTCGPGSYKIPSVNDIPLKFNVSLLKDAPNAKAIHSSKAVGEPPFFLASSVLFAIKDAIIAARAEVGSNDWFPLDNPATPERIRMACIDNLTEGFVRSDFHPKLSV